A DNA window from Rhizobium sp. NXC14 contains the following coding sequences:
- a CDS encoding IS110 family transposase, producing MTDNSMICAGIDVGKSHLDIALHPGKARLRVTYDTAGLKALDAFLREHDVSRIGLEASGGYEWRLLAHLRAGKRPAARLQPAQLRFFAKSRLKRAKNDRLDAVLIALFTASLEQLPALPDARFDKLAAELTYLEQIEQQIALVKTFAETALSEAIKRRHLREVARLETCRKAHLLRLEKTVRDDCDLAQRLDLLISIKGIGLRSALCLIIRLPELGHASRAEIAALAGVAPYDDDSGKYHGRRRIQGGRERLRKSLFMCAFTATRHNPDLAAFYTRLRQNGKEHLCAVIAVARKLIVLANTILFRKTEWTPQYRKN from the coding sequence ATGACCGATAATAGCATGATTTGTGCCGGAATCGATGTCGGCAAAAGCCATCTCGACATTGCCCTCCATCCCGGTAAGGCAAGGCTGAGGGTCACGTACGACACCGCTGGCCTGAAGGCGCTTGACGCCTTTCTTCGAGAGCATGACGTCAGCCGCATCGGCCTCGAAGCCTCCGGCGGCTATGAATGGCGGCTGCTGGCGCATCTGCGGGCCGGCAAGCGGCCGGCGGCGCGTCTGCAGCCGGCGCAGTTGCGCTTCTTTGCCAAGAGCCGGCTCAAGCGGGCCAAGAACGATCGGCTCGATGCCGTGCTGATTGCGTTGTTCACGGCAAGTCTCGAGCAGTTGCCGGCGCTGCCGGACGCACGCTTCGACAAGTTGGCCGCCGAACTGACCTATCTGGAACAGATCGAGCAGCAGATCGCGCTGGTCAAGACCTTTGCCGAGACCGCCTTGTCGGAGGCGATCAAACGCCGCCACCTGCGCGAGGTCGCCCGCCTCGAAACCTGCCGCAAGGCCCATCTGCTGCGGCTCGAAAAGACGGTTCGCGACGATTGCGACCTGGCGCAACGGCTCGATCTGCTGATCTCCATCAAGGGGATCGGGCTGCGCAGCGCCCTGTGCCTGATCATTCGGCTGCCCGAACTCGGCCATGCCAGCCGCGCCGAGATCGCCGCCCTTGCCGGCGTCGCACCCTATGACGACGATAGCGGAAAGTATCATGGCAGACGCCGCATCCAGGGTGGTCGCGAACGCCTGCGAAAGAGCCTATTCATGTGCGCATTCACGGCAACCCGGCACAATCCGGATCTCGCCGCTTTCTACACGCGCTTGCGTCAGAACGGAAAGGAACACCTGTGCGCCGTCATAGCCGTCGCCCGAAAACTCATCGTTCTCGCCAACACAATCCTCTTTCGAAAGACCGAATGGACGCCCCAATACCGGAAAAATTGA